One window of Siniperca chuatsi isolate FFG_IHB_CAS linkage group LG19, ASM2008510v1, whole genome shotgun sequence genomic DNA carries:
- the acbd5a gene encoding acyl-CoA-binding domain-containing protein 5A isoform X2, which translates to MEVESVKVDDERRLTLLRFEAAVKVIKSLPPDGPFQPSNDMMLKFYSYYKQATVGACNIPRPGFWDAVGKAKWNAWNSLGDMPKEEAMSAYVDEMKLILEGMPMTDEVEELLRVLGPFYELIEEKKKITQISDLSTGFGTMLNSVPSKSVAKSIIRTMEMNGTLETRPATLKLKEVRERSEEEAQEEDENEEEEEEEEVVMREVRKDKKSTTSQLKKKGSARRHKAPLLNGKMANGVTHLTNGGHSRVALNSDDSQEGSVSEPLLNGHHTDPSVDVCGPSHLASDSDSEVYCDSVDQFGQDESSEHNRSLDDLDEEENHVLPPLEEPQATQDPQEDVHGAPQVIRCGGEDGENCGKMSQRQSLNADMPDSSLIRRGKGSSSPGFGSGSLVPMYGGGDGDGGHWGGAVTPGGSLNEQIFVALARLQEDMQNVLDRLHSLEALTAIQARSMSPTYASPPVKKRSQKPSWWPFDISPTSLAFAVLWPFVVQWLIRLYLQRRTRRIN; encoded by the exons ATGGAGGTGGAGAGCGTCAAAGTGGATGATGAGAGGCGTTTGACCCTGCTGAGGTTTGAAGCCGCCGTCAAAGTGATTAAGAGTTTACCCCCGGATG GCCCCTTTCAGCCCTCCAATGACATGATGCTCAAGTTCTACAGTTACTATAAACAAGCCACTGTGGGAGCGTGCAATATACCCCGACCTGGCTTCTGGGATGCAGTTGGCAAAGCAAAATG GAATGCATGGAATTCTCTTGGAGATATGCCAAAAGAAGAAGCGATGTCAGCCTATGTTGATGAAATGAAGCTG ATCCTGGAGGGCATGCCCATGACAGACGAGGTGGAGGAGCTCTTGCGCGTCCTCGGCCCGTTCTATGAGCTGAttgaggagaagaaaaagatcaCACAGATATCAGACCTGAGCACAG GGTTTGGTACAATGCTGAATTCAGTACCGTCGAAGAGTGTCGCAAAGAGCATCATCAGAACGATGGAAATGAACGGCACTCTGGAGACTCGTCCTGCCACGCTGAAATTAAAGGAAGTGAGGGAAAGGTCAGAGGAAGAAGCACAAGAGGAGGATGagaatgaggaggaagaggaagaggaagaagtagTGATGAGGGAGGTCAGAAAAG ACAAGAAATCAACAACTTCACAGCTAAAGAAGAAAGGTTCAGCCAGGAGACACAAAGCGCCCCTGTTGAACGGTAAAATGGCTAACGGGGTCACCCATCTGACCAATGGGGGTCATTCCAGGGTTGCCCTGAACAGTGACGACTCCCAGGAGGGTTCAGTCAGTGAGCCTCTGCTCAATGGCCACCACACAG ATCCCAGTGTAGATGTGTGTGGTCCCAGTCACCTGGCCAGTGACTCAGACAGCGAAGTCTACTGTGATTCTGTGGACCAGTTTGGCCAAGATGAG AGCTCAGAGCATAACCGCTCTTTGGACGACCTGGATGAAGAGGAGAACCACGTCTTGCCACCTCTAGAGGAGCCGCAGGCAACGCAGGATCCCCAGGAGGATGTTCATGGTGCACCTCAGGTCATCAGGTgtggaggagaagatggagagaaCTGTGGAAAAATGTCGCAGAGACAGAGTCTGAATGCAGACATGCCAGACAGCTCTTTGATCAGAAGAGGAAAGG GCTCCAGTTCTCCAGGCTTCGGCTCTGGATCGCTGGTGCCCATGTACGGTGGTGGAGATGGGGATGGAGGCCACTGGGGAGGAGCAGTAACACCTGGAGGGAGCCTGAATGAGCAGATATTTGTGGCGTTGGCTAGACTGCAGGAGGACATGCAGAACGTTCTGGACAGGCTGCATTCCCTGGAGGCTTTAACTGCTATCCAG GCAAGATCAATGTCTCCAACTTATGCATCACCCCCAGTGAAGAAGAGGAGTCAG AAACCATCCTGGTGGCCTTTTGACATTTCTCCGACCAGTTTGGCCTTTGCTGTTTTATGGCCATTTGTGGTACAGTGGCTTATTCGCCTATACCTGCAGAGGAGAACAAG ACGAATCAACTGA
- the acbd5a gene encoding acyl-CoA-binding domain-containing protein 5A isoform X1, translating to MEVESVKVDDERRLTLLRFEAAVKVIKSLPPDGPFQPSNDMMLKFYSYYKQATVGACNIPRPGFWDAVGKAKWNAWNSLGDMPKEEAMSAYVDEMKLILEGMPMTDEVEELLRVLGPFYELIEEKKKITQISDLSTGFGTMLNSVPSKSVAKSIIRTMEMNGTLETRPATLKLKEVRERSEEEAQEEDENEEEEEEEEVVMREVRKGNAFIKTVQILSVKTFICPDFLCWDFISDKKSTTSQLKKKGSARRHKAPLLNGKMANGVTHLTNGGHSRVALNSDDSQEGSVSEPLLNGHHTDPSVDVCGPSHLASDSDSEVYCDSVDQFGQDESSEHNRSLDDLDEEENHVLPPLEEPQATQDPQEDVHGAPQVIRCGGEDGENCGKMSQRQSLNADMPDSSLIRRGKGSSSPGFGSGSLVPMYGGGDGDGGHWGGAVTPGGSLNEQIFVALARLQEDMQNVLDRLHSLEALTAIQARSMSPTYASPPVKKRSQKPSWWPFDISPTSLAFAVLWPFVVQWLIRLYLQRRTRRIN from the exons ATGGAGGTGGAGAGCGTCAAAGTGGATGATGAGAGGCGTTTGACCCTGCTGAGGTTTGAAGCCGCCGTCAAAGTGATTAAGAGTTTACCCCCGGATG GCCCCTTTCAGCCCTCCAATGACATGATGCTCAAGTTCTACAGTTACTATAAACAAGCCACTGTGGGAGCGTGCAATATACCCCGACCTGGCTTCTGGGATGCAGTTGGCAAAGCAAAATG GAATGCATGGAATTCTCTTGGAGATATGCCAAAAGAAGAAGCGATGTCAGCCTATGTTGATGAAATGAAGCTG ATCCTGGAGGGCATGCCCATGACAGACGAGGTGGAGGAGCTCTTGCGCGTCCTCGGCCCGTTCTATGAGCTGAttgaggagaagaaaaagatcaCACAGATATCAGACCTGAGCACAG GGTTTGGTACAATGCTGAATTCAGTACCGTCGAAGAGTGTCGCAAAGAGCATCATCAGAACGATGGAAATGAACGGCACTCTGGAGACTCGTCCTGCCACGCTGAAATTAAAGGAAGTGAGGGAAAGGTCAGAGGAAGAAGCACAAGAGGAGGATGagaatgaggaggaagaggaagaggaagaagtagTGATGAGGGAGGTCAGAAAAGGTAATGCATTTATAAAAACTGTGCAAATATTGtcagtaaaaacatttatttgccCTGATTTTCTTTGTTGGGATTTTATTTCAGACAAGAAATCAACAACTTCACAGCTAAAGAAGAAAGGTTCAGCCAGGAGACACAAAGCGCCCCTGTTGAACGGTAAAATGGCTAACGGGGTCACCCATCTGACCAATGGGGGTCATTCCAGGGTTGCCCTGAACAGTGACGACTCCCAGGAGGGTTCAGTCAGTGAGCCTCTGCTCAATGGCCACCACACAG ATCCCAGTGTAGATGTGTGTGGTCCCAGTCACCTGGCCAGTGACTCAGACAGCGAAGTCTACTGTGATTCTGTGGACCAGTTTGGCCAAGATGAG AGCTCAGAGCATAACCGCTCTTTGGACGACCTGGATGAAGAGGAGAACCACGTCTTGCCACCTCTAGAGGAGCCGCAGGCAACGCAGGATCCCCAGGAGGATGTTCATGGTGCACCTCAGGTCATCAGGTgtggaggagaagatggagagaaCTGTGGAAAAATGTCGCAGAGACAGAGTCTGAATGCAGACATGCCAGACAGCTCTTTGATCAGAAGAGGAAAGG GCTCCAGTTCTCCAGGCTTCGGCTCTGGATCGCTGGTGCCCATGTACGGTGGTGGAGATGGGGATGGAGGCCACTGGGGAGGAGCAGTAACACCTGGAGGGAGCCTGAATGAGCAGATATTTGTGGCGTTGGCTAGACTGCAGGAGGACATGCAGAACGTTCTGGACAGGCTGCATTCCCTGGAGGCTTTAACTGCTATCCAG GCAAGATCAATGTCTCCAACTTATGCATCACCCCCAGTGAAGAAGAGGAGTCAG AAACCATCCTGGTGGCCTTTTGACATTTCTCCGACCAGTTTGGCCTTTGCTGTTTTATGGCCATTTGTGGTACAGTGGCTTATTCGCCTATACCTGCAGAGGAGAACAAG ACGAATCAACTGA